In Candidatus Sulfurimonas marisnigri, a single genomic region encodes these proteins:
- the pgeF gene encoding peptidoglycan editing factor PgeF codes for MQFYQSNLLNNFSNITHVFTLRESGNLAFHVNDNILHVRANHDILAKELSYSLNSLIHMKQIHSDIVHIVNENDNFINPPTCDAIITDRLSTPLMVMVADCSPILFYDDKQRVIAVAHAGRAGAFKNIVKNVIYSFTDEFKSEVTNIHVSVGASIGSCCYEVGTEVYYEAKKLNLEYAIERKDNSFYLDISKILKKQFLACGIKKENIEISTECTKCNSDKYFSYRADSNTGRFAGVIELK; via the coding sequence ATGCAATTTTATCAAAGTAACTTATTAAATAACTTTTCAAATATTACTCACGTTTTTACATTAAGAGAGAGTGGGAATTTAGCCTTTCATGTGAATGATAATATTCTACATGTAAGAGCAAATCATGATATTTTAGCAAAAGAGTTAAGCTACAGTCTAAACTCACTTATTCATATGAAACAAATTCACTCTGATATTGTACATATAGTAAATGAAAATGATAACTTTATAAATCCCCCTACATGTGATGCCATAATAACCGACAGATTAAGCACTCCTCTTATGGTTATGGTAGCAGATTGCAGCCCCATTCTTTTTTATGATGACAAACAAAGAGTGATAGCAGTAGCACATGCTGGACGTGCCGGAGCTTTTAAAAATATAGTTAAAAATGTGATTTACTCATTTACAGATGAGTTTAAAAGTGAAGTAACAAATATACATGTAAGTGTTGGAGCCAGCATAGGCTCTTGTTGCTATGAAGTTGGCACTGAAGTTTATTATGAAGCCAAAAAGCTTAACTTAGAGTATGCAATTGAGAGAAAAGATAACAGTTTTTATCTTGATATAAGCAAAATTTTAAAAAAACAATTTTTGGCATGTGGGATTAAAAAAGAAAATATTGAAATTTCTACAGAGTGCACAAAATGCAACTCAGATAAATATTTTTCTTACAGAGCTGATTCTAATACTGGAAGATTTGCCGGTGTCATTGAACTAAAGTAA
- the hisC gene encoding histidinol-phosphate transaminase, whose translation MKFNKNLESIRTYEAGKPIELVVREFGIEAKDVVKLASNENPYGCSTKVQKAVGDILSNMALYPDDSMTKLKNAISSRFDVEVSNVIIGSGSDQVIEFLMHAKANSSSKILVNSVTFAMYEIYAKHVGAKIIKTASQKHDLNEFYDIYKEQKPEIIFLCTPNNPTGDAIDRDELFKFIAKIDSDTLVVVDGAYMEYAIAKDSSKEIVVKELIEQFSNVIYLGTFSKAYGLGGMRVGYGIADAKIIEELYKLRPPFNITTLSLEAASVALIDEEFVQKSITLNFEQMKRYEEFALEQKIDIINSYTNFVTLCLNNNQNSTEISNSLLQKGMIVRNLSGYGMNAIRVTVGTADQNSRFFELLKQCL comes from the coding sequence TTGAAATTTAATAAAAATCTAGAAAGCATAAGAACATATGAGGCTGGAAAGCCGATAGAGTTGGTAGTTCGCGAGTTTGGAATAGAAGCTAAAGACGTTGTTAAACTTGCTTCTAATGAGAATCCTTATGGGTGTTCAACTAAAGTACAAAAGGCCGTAGGTGACATATTGTCAAATATGGCTCTTTATCCTGATGATTCAATGACAAAATTAAAGAATGCAATAAGTTCAAGATTTGATGTTGAAGTCAGTAATGTGATTATAGGCTCAGGGAGCGATCAGGTAATAGAGTTTTTGATGCATGCAAAAGCAAATTCAAGCTCTAAAATCTTAGTCAACAGTGTAACTTTTGCAATGTATGAAATATATGCAAAACATGTTGGTGCTAAGATAATAAAAACAGCTTCTCAAAAACATGATTTGAATGAGTTTTATGATATTTATAAAGAACAAAAACCAGAAATTATATTTTTGTGTACACCAAATAATCCAACTGGCGATGCGATTGACAGAGATGAACTGTTTAAGTTTATTGCAAAAATAGATAGTGATACATTAGTTGTAGTTGATGGTGCTTATATGGAGTATGCTATTGCTAAGGATAGTTCAAAAGAAATTGTAGTAAAAGAGCTTATTGAGCAGTTCAGTAATGTGATATACCTTGGTACTTTCTCTAAGGCTTATGGTCTTGGCGGAATGAGAGTTGGTTACGGGATAGCAGACGCAAAAATAATAGAAGAGTTGTATAAACTCAGACCACCATTTAATATTACAACCCTCTCCCTTGAAGCTGCTAGCGTAGCACTTATTGATGAAGAGTTTGTGCAAAAAAGTATAACTCTTAATTTTGAGCAGATGAAACGCTATGAAGAGTTTGCTTTAGAGCAAAAAATAGATATAATAAACAGTTATACAAATTTTGTAACTTTATGTCTAAATAATAATCAAAACTCCACAGAAATATCAAACTCTCTTTTACAAAAAGGGATGATAGTTAGAAATTTAAGTGGTTACGGGATGAATGCAATAAGAGTTACTGTTGGAACTGCAGATCAAAATAGTCGTTTTTTTGAATTGCTAAAACAGTGTCTATAA
- a CDS encoding PatB family C-S lyase encodes MSYDFSESACRKDTNAEKYILREELFGTEDVQPVWVADMDINTPDFVIEAVKERLDHPIFGYEDVPKSAFQAQIEWMKREHNIEFSLEDMLYSHSVVASMSVAIDAFSEVGDKVIVQTPVYPPFFHSVIGHDRELLKNPLKQNSDGRYVFDIEDLKLKIDKKTKLLLLCSPHNPVGRVWKREELEEILSVCLEHNIVVFSDEIHSDLAYKPNVHIPFASLNDKARDITITAIGAGKTFNMAGFAMSSVVITNNNLRDKYLKVYKRVHFAQGSVLSHVAYESAYKNGKEWLEELKVHLQKNYNMLEAVCSRYPYMIKIVPIEGTYLAWLDCRGMNISNKDLRNFFIKEAKLGLNAGLSFGREGSGFMRLNFALSCAKMSQVIDKLEYALEKKGNRVD; translated from the coding sequence TTGAGTTATGATTTTTCAGAGTCTGCATGTAGAAAAGATACAAATGCAGAAAAATATATACTAAGAGAGGAACTTTTTGGTACAGAAGATGTACAGCCTGTATGGGTAGCAGATATGGATATAAATACTCCAGACTTTGTTATAGAAGCTGTCAAAGAGAGGCTTGATCACCCAATATTTGGCTATGAAGATGTTCCAAAAAGTGCATTTCAGGCTCAGATAGAGTGGATGAAGAGAGAGCATAATATAGAGTTTTCGCTAGAAGATATGCTCTACTCCCACTCTGTTGTAGCATCTATGAGTGTAGCAATAGATGCGTTTAGTGAGGTTGGTGACAAGGTTATTGTTCAAACACCTGTTTACCCTCCATTTTTTCATAGTGTAATAGGGCACGACAGAGAACTGCTAAAAAATCCACTCAAGCAAAACAGTGATGGCAGGTATGTTTTTGACATAGAAGATTTAAAGTTAAAAATAGACAAAAAAACAAAGCTACTGCTTTTGTGCTCTCCTCACAACCCTGTCGGCAGGGTATGGAAAAGAGAAGAACTTGAAGAAATTTTAAGCGTGTGCCTTGAGCATAATATTGTAGTATTTAGTGATGAAATTCACTCTGACTTGGCATATAAACCAAATGTACATATCCCTTTTGCCTCTTTAAATGATAAGGCAAGAGATATAACTATTACGGCAATCGGCGCAGGAAAAACATTTAATATGGCTGGTTTTGCTATGAGCAGCGTAGTCATTACAAACAATAATCTTCGTGATAAGTATTTAAAAGTTTATAAACGTGTTCATTTTGCTCAGGGCAGTGTGCTTTCACATGTAGCATATGAATCAGCATATAAAAATGGCAAAGAGTGGCTAGAGGAGTTGAAAGTTCATCTGCAAAAAAATTATAATATGTTAGAAGCAGTATGTTCTCGATACCCTTACATGATAAAAATAGTGCCTATAGAAGGGACATATCTGGCATGGCTTGACTGTCGGGGTATGAATATAAGTAACAAAGATTTACGAAACTTTTTCATCAAAGAGGCAAAATTAGGTTTAAATGCAGGTCTTAGTTTTGGCAGAGAAGGAAGTGGCTTTATGAGATTGAATTTTGCACTCTCTTGTGCTAAAATGTCACAAGTTATTGATAAACTAGAATATGCATTGGAAAAAAAGGGAAATAGAGTTGATTGA
- the fliG gene encoding flagellar motor switch protein FliG, producing MNLSPLQQAAFDEMSMGEKAAILLMQLGEDLTASLFALMNVESITEISKHIAGNRTVDKAVAAAVLEEFHAIIQSGQFITSGGMEYARELLYRTLGPDEAKIILDKLSKSMQETQNFSYLSKIKPQQLSDFIINEHPQTIALILAHMDATQAADTIQYFPDDLRSEVAMRMAKLGDISPSVIKRVSAVLESKLESLASYKVEVGGPRAVADIFNRLGAKASKDTLSKIEERDEEMSTLIKEMMFTFEDIVTLDKNAIVETLKTIEKPDLMLALKSAPEDLKEKFFSAMSERAKAAFDEEMQFMGSVKMKDVEAAQRKIVEVVNGLAEAGAIQMGSSEEMVE from the coding sequence ATGAACTTAAGTCCATTACAGCAAGCAGCATTTGATGAGATGAGCATGGGAGAAAAAGCAGCTATTCTTTTAATGCAACTCGGAGAAGATTTAACAGCATCATTATTTGCACTTATGAACGTAGAATCGATAACAGAGATATCTAAGCATATCGCGGGTAATAGGACGGTTGACAAAGCTGTTGCAGCCGCAGTCCTCGAAGAGTTTCACGCGATAATACAGTCGGGTCAATTTATCACATCTGGCGGTATGGAATATGCTAGAGAACTTCTGTACAGGACTTTGGGTCCAGATGAGGCAAAAATAATTTTAGATAAGTTGTCAAAAAGCATGCAAGAGACCCAAAATTTCTCATATCTATCAAAAATTAAGCCTCAGCAACTTTCAGACTTTATCATAAATGAGCACCCGCAAACGATAGCCCTTATATTGGCTCATATGGATGCAACGCAAGCTGCTGACACTATTCAGTATTTTCCAGATGATTTACGTTCTGAAGTTGCTATGAGAATGGCAAAACTTGGAGACATATCCCCTTCTGTTATTAAAAGAGTCTCAGCAGTTCTTGAGTCTAAACTTGAATCACTTGCTTCTTACAAAGTAGAGGTTGGTGGACCTCGTGCTGTTGCAGATATCTTTAATCGTCTTGGTGCAAAAGCTTCTAAAGACACTCTCTCTAAAATTGAAGAGAGAGATGAAGAGATGTCAACACTTATTAAAGAGATGATGTTTACATTTGAAGATATAGTTACGCTTGATAAAAATGCTATTGTAGAGACACTTAAAACTATTGAAAAACCTGATTTAATGCTTGCTCTTAAAAGTGCTCCTGAAGATTTAAAAGAGAAATTCTTCTCTGCTATGAGTGAAAGAGCTAAGGCTGCATTTGATGAAGAGATGCAGTTTATGGGCTCAGTAAAGATGAAAGATGTTGAAGCAGCTCAGAGAAAAATTGTTGAGGTTGTTAACGGTTTAGCGGAAGCTGGAGCAATACAAATGGGCTCAAGTGAAGAGATGGTGGAATAG
- the ovoA gene encoding 5-histidylcysteine sulfoxide synthase gives MSKFSLYPVTLNGSDIQKKREEIREYFHNTNMIFEKVFELLESDEAFYMKSEITRHPMIFYFGHTATFYINKLINMKIIDERINPDFESIFAIGVDEMDWDDTESKNYAWPKVQDVREYRTKVGELIDNLIMNIPLTLPITQESDMWIILMGIEHERIHIETSLVLHRQMPLEYIKEVSGLTPCLKVADAPKNEMVTISACEVNLGKDSSHNLYGWDNEYGKESLHVDEFQASKYLVSNSEYMLFVEEGGYENEEYWDEEGKRFLDITSAKHPTFWVLENGEYRYRTISKIIDMPSNWPVDVNALEAEAFCRYKTQKDGVSYSLPSEAEYGAITLHVKLKDIPEFDENSANLNLNNFSSCPVDKHNFGGIYDVVGNVWQWSSTPIHGFEGFKVHEAYDDFSVPTFDNKHALILGSSWASSGNLIMKHSRYAFRRHFYQNAGFRYVVSTPHVEDEIDIYESDELVSQYCEFQYGDEKFGVENFAIACAKLASKFATNKGKALDLGCATGRATFELAKTFDEVEGLDFSVRFVQVGSKLKNDGYVAFHTYEEGELFTNKKITLKELGYENLKEKVSFWQGDACNLKPNFNSYDLVIATNLIDRLYSPRLFLDTISEKLNQDGILILTSPYTWQESSTKKEFWLGGYRDKEGREIKTFDALKTVLGDKFELIHTQDIEFVIKETSRKYQHTVAQATVWKKIEL, from the coding sequence TTGAGCAAGTTTAGTTTATACCCAGTCACACTTAATGGAAGTGACATACAAAAAAAACGAGAAGAGATAAGAGAGTATTTTCATAATACAAATATGATATTTGAAAAAGTATTTGAGTTGTTGGAGAGTGATGAAGCGTTCTATATGAAGTCAGAAATAACTCGACACCCAATGATATTTTATTTCGGACACACGGCAACTTTTTATATAAACAAACTGATAAATATGAAGATAATAGATGAAAGAATAAATCCAGATTTTGAGTCTATTTTTGCCATTGGTGTAGATGAGATGGATTGGGATGACACTGAGTCAAAAAACTACGCCTGGCCAAAAGTGCAAGATGTTAGGGAGTATAGAACAAAGGTAGGCGAGCTTATTGATAATTTAATTATGAATATACCTTTAACTCTTCCGATAACGCAAGAGTCTGATATGTGGATTATTCTTATGGGAATCGAGCATGAGAGAATCCATATAGAGACTTCTCTAGTCCTTCACAGGCAGATGCCTTTAGAGTATATAAAAGAGGTTAGTGGACTCACTCCTTGCTTGAAAGTTGCAGACGCACCTAAAAATGAGATGGTAACAATTTCTGCATGTGAAGTTAATTTAGGAAAAGATAGTTCTCATAATCTTTATGGCTGGGATAACGAGTATGGAAAAGAGTCTTTACATGTAGATGAGTTTCAAGCTTCAAAATATTTAGTATCAAATAGTGAATATATGTTATTTGTTGAAGAGGGCGGGTATGAAAATGAGGAGTATTGGGATGAAGAGGGGAAAAGGTTTTTAGATATTACATCTGCAAAACATCCTACCTTTTGGGTTTTAGAAAATGGTGAGTATAGGTATAGAACAATAAGCAAAATTATTGATATGCCAAGTAACTGGCCTGTTGATGTAAATGCCCTAGAAGCCGAAGCATTTTGCAGATATAAAACACAAAAAGATGGTGTTTCTTACTCATTGCCAAGTGAAGCGGAATATGGCGCGATTACTCTACATGTAAAACTTAAAGATATTCCAGAATTTGATGAGAATAGTGCAAACTTGAATTTAAATAACTTTAGTTCATGCCCAGTAGATAAGCATAACTTCGGCGGAATTTATGATGTAGTTGGAAATGTATGGCAGTGGAGTTCAACTCCGATACATGGCTTTGAGGGCTTCAAAGTACATGAGGCTTATGATGACTTCTCTGTTCCAACTTTTGATAATAAACATGCACTTATTTTAGGTTCTTCTTGGGCTAGTAGCGGAAACCTGATAATGAAACACTCTCGATATGCTTTTAGAAGACACTTCTACCAGAACGCTGGTTTCAGATATGTTGTCTCAACTCCACATGTAGAAGACGAAATAGACATATATGAGAGTGATGAGCTTGTTTCTCAGTATTGTGAATTTCAATATGGAGATGAGAAATTTGGAGTTGAAAACTTCGCAATTGCATGTGCAAAACTAGCCTCTAAGTTTGCGACAAACAAAGGTAAAGCACTTGATTTAGGGTGTGCAACAGGACGTGCAACATTCGAATTGGCAAAAACATTTGATGAGGTTGAGGGGCTAGACTTTTCTGTTCGTTTTGTCCAAGTTGGCTCAAAGTTAAAAAATGATGGTTATGTGGCTTTTCATACCTATGAAGAGGGTGAACTTTTCACAAATAAAAAGATTACACTCAAAGAACTTGGTTACGAAAATCTAAAAGAAAAAGTCTCTTTTTGGCAGGGAGATGCCTGTAACCTGAAGCCAAATTTTAACTCATACGATTTAGTTATAGCAACAAACCTAATAGACAGACTTTATAGCCCTAGACTCTTTTTGGACACTATAAGTGAGAAACTAAACCAAGATGGGATTTTGATTTTAACATCACCATATACCTGGCAAGAGAGCTCAACGAAAAAAGAGTTCTGGCTTGGAGGATACAGAGATAAAGAGGGAAGAGAGATTAAAACATTTGATGCACTAAAAACTGTTTTGGGTGATAAGTTTGAACTTATTCATACTCAAGATATAGAGTTCGTTATTAAAGAGACAAGCAGAAAATACCAGCATACTGTCGCTCAGGCTACAGTTTGGAAAAAAATTGAGTTATGA
- the fliF gene encoding flagellar basal-body MS-ring/collar protein FliF: MDFKVLFSQLVVLYAKLTNQQKIIIASAIIGIVSFLIFMVVYTAKKDENNKYEVLFDSLSSEEAAKVVEQLEKDNIPYQLLDKNVIKVPKNVVYKERIAIASLGIPKNTGVGFELFDTQEFGATSFDQNIKFLRAIEGELSRTINALAPIESASVSLALPKETLFVSKQVEPTASIMISMVEGRRLSSKQIRGIKNLVAAAVPKLTPANVMLIDNEGETLGDEDEMAQMGELSATQQKYKAKEEKKNQNKIIDVISPFVGGNKKVVAQVTIEFDFSIQSSTSEVYDPENVVRSEQVSEEKREGATPAEVGGVPGTVSNIGPVEGLKSNRTNEKYEKNSGTTNYEVGKTVSTTKSQFARIKRITAAVMVDGKYKFKADENGKQTEELEYEALSESDLQALTSLVSRSIGVDEDRGDQITVKNLQFKRTAGIVGEDGVSKAMKFSQTYLTPFSGVFKYMFVLLILLVVYKKVISPFAGRMLEISKEEDDHIKPFLDIDDSDGEDLVEKVQSMRKKVEDQLGIGEGFSEDALKYEVLLDKIKSMTEDSPEQIAMLLQALLTEEADGIVR, translated from the coding sequence ATGGATTTTAAAGTACTTTTTTCACAGTTGGTTGTTCTTTATGCTAAGCTGACTAACCAGCAAAAGATTATCATTGCTTCTGCTATTATAGGGATAGTTTCATTTTTGATTTTTATGGTTGTTTATACAGCTAAAAAAGATGAAAACAATAAATATGAAGTTCTTTTTGATTCTTTAAGTTCAGAAGAAGCAGCTAAAGTTGTTGAACAGTTAGAAAAAGACAATATACCTTACCAGCTATTAGATAAAAATGTTATCAAAGTTCCTAAAAATGTAGTCTACAAAGAGCGAATTGCAATTGCTTCGCTTGGAATACCCAAAAATACCGGAGTTGGTTTTGAACTTTTTGATACTCAGGAATTTGGTGCAACTTCATTTGATCAAAATATTAAATTTCTCCGCGCAATTGAGGGGGAGCTATCTAGAACAATCAATGCACTAGCTCCTATTGAATCTGCAAGTGTTAGTTTAGCTTTACCAAAAGAGACACTTTTTGTATCTAAGCAGGTAGAGCCTACTGCCTCGATAATGATTAGTATGGTCGAAGGACGCAGATTGTCTTCTAAACAAATAAGAGGAATAAAAAATCTAGTAGCTGCCGCTGTACCTAAGTTGACTCCTGCAAATGTAATGCTAATAGATAACGAGGGTGAAACCTTGGGGGATGAGGATGAGATGGCTCAGATGGGTGAACTCTCAGCGACTCAACAAAAATATAAAGCAAAAGAAGAGAAAAAAAATCAGAATAAAATAATAGATGTTATATCTCCTTTTGTGGGTGGAAATAAAAAAGTTGTAGCACAAGTAACAATTGAGTTTGATTTTTCAATACAAAGTTCTACTTCTGAGGTTTATGATCCAGAAAATGTTGTAAGAAGTGAACAAGTCAGTGAAGAAAAGAGGGAAGGGGCAACTCCAGCAGAAGTTGGGGGTGTTCCAGGAACTGTCAGCAATATAGGCCCAGTAGAGGGACTAAAAAGTAACAGAACTAATGAAAAATATGAGAAAAACTCAGGTACAACAAATTATGAAGTAGGAAAAACTGTTTCAACAACAAAGAGTCAGTTTGCTCGTATAAAAAGAATTACAGCAGCTGTTATGGTTGATGGAAAGTATAAGTTTAAAGCTGATGAAAACGGCAAACAAACAGAAGAATTGGAATATGAGGCACTCTCTGAGAGCGATTTGCAGGCACTTACTTCACTGGTGAGTCGCTCAATTGGAGTTGATGAAGACAGAGGCGATCAAATAACTGTAAAAAATTTACAATTCAAAAGAACTGCAGGAATAGTTGGGGAAGATGGAGTGAGTAAAGCTATGAAATTCTCTCAAACATACTTAACACCTTTTTCTGGAGTATTCAAGTATATGTTTGTACTGTTGATACTTTTAGTTGTATACAAAAAAGTTATTAGTCCGTTTGCAGGGAGAATGTTAGAGATTTCCAAAGAAGAGGATGATCATATTAAGCCTTTCTTGGATATTGATGATAGCGACGGTGAAGATTTAGTTGAAAAAGTTCAATCTATGCGTAAAAAAGTTGAAGATCAACTTGGTATAGGGGAGGGCTTTAGTGAGGATGCCCTAAAATATGAAGTTCTTCTTGATAAAATTAAATCAATGACTGAAGACTCGCCTGAACAGATAGCAATGCTCTTGCAGGCTCTTTTAACAGAAGAAGCTGACGGTATAGTTAGATAA
- the fliH gene encoding flagellar assembly protein FliH — MAPVISNENRGNHTVSKYSFKVLAVGSHEPLDDIFESSLIHEKKDEYTHEVHPDRRESDIDASAMSQSSKDSLIESLMKKTDEMSSNFIKLQMKLEDMTDEHKKELIKVEEDSFANGVEAGKKLSLEEGDNNITEAIKQFSSSVATLESTAKEFDSALEGIKKELISAAIDISKEVINIELSENSNHIATVLSNELIKELQSASKIKLKVNPKDHGALSENLGSMQHVEIVSDSAVSQGGVIAISDAGNIDAEISKRFERVKRAALSE, encoded by the coding sequence TTGGCACCGGTAATTAGTAATGAAAACAGAGGAAATCACACTGTTAGCAAGTATAGCTTTAAGGTACTGGCAGTTGGCTCGCATGAACCTCTAGATGATATATTTGAGTCTAGCTTAATACATGAAAAAAAAGATGAGTACACACACGAGGTGCACCCTGATAGAAGAGAGAGTGATATTGACGCTAGTGCTATGAGTCAAAGTTCTAAAGATTCATTAATTGAGTCACTAATGAAAAAAACTGATGAGATGTCATCTAACTTTATTAAACTTCAAATGAAGCTGGAAGATATGACTGATGAGCATAAAAAAGAGCTTATTAAAGTTGAAGAGGACTCTTTTGCTAATGGTGTAGAAGCTGGTAAAAAACTATCTTTAGAAGAGGGTGATAATAATATAACAGAGGCAATAAAGCAGTTTTCATCTTCTGTAGCCACTCTGGAGAGTACAGCAAAAGAGTTTGACTCTGCCTTAGAAGGAATAAAAAAAGAGCTGATAAGTGCAGCAATAGACATATCTAAAGAAGTTATAAATATAGAACTAAGTGAAAATTCAAACCATATAGCAACTGTACTATCAAACGAATTAATTAAAGAGTTGCAGAGTGCCTCAAAAATAAAGTTAAAAGTAAATCCAAAAGACCATGGTGCTTTATCGGAGAATCTTGGTTCAATGCAGCATGTAGAAATTGTATCCGACAGTGCTGTTAGTCAAGGTGGCGTAATAGCTATTAGTGACGCTGGCAATATTGATGCCGAGATATCAAAAAGATTTGAGCGTGTTAAAAGAGCTGCATTAAGTGAGTAA
- the dxs gene encoding 1-deoxy-D-xylulose-5-phosphate synthase: protein MNIKDKSIIELDNICKDIRSEILRVVSKNGGHLSSTLGATELIVAMHKVFDSKKDPFIFDVSHQSYAHKLLTQRWEEFDTLRQFNGLCGYTKPSESDDDYFVAGHSSTSISLGVGAAKAIALKGEQDSRIPVVMIGDGSMTAGMVYEALNELGDRKYPMVIILNDNEMSIAKPIGAISRMLSSAMASPFYQKFKKHTENFVDNFGEAAHYMAKKAEESLKLITPGIMFEEMGINYIGPVDGHNLTQLIEIFEKAKELKRPVIIHAQTVKGKGYDIAEGQEEKWHGVGPFDLDSGNSSKKSGAKSATQIYTEALLHLAKHNDKIVGATAAMPSGTGLSELMETYPDRFWDVAIAEQHAVTSMAALAKEGFKPFCTIYSTFLQRGYDQVIHDTCLMDLPVVFALDRAGIVGEDGETHQGVFDISFLRAVPNMTLFAPRDEKSMHQALAFASEYNHPCSVRYPRGSFTETGLAESIPFELAKSQLLRSNSSDILFIGYGNGVGRAYETAEFLESDVGILDLRFVKPLDEEMLSDMSKKHKKWFVFSDSAKMGGVGSAILEFLAKEKILHVEVESFEYEDNFITHGNTKLVEESLGLLPKQLAKRVEELL, encoded by the coding sequence ATGAATATAAAAGATAAAAGTATAATAGAGTTAGATAATATCTGTAAAGATATCAGGTCAGAGATTTTAAGAGTAGTAAGCAAAAATGGTGGGCATCTAAGTTCAACATTAGGTGCAACAGAGTTAATAGTAGCAATGCATAAAGTATTTGATTCAAAAAAAGATCCTTTTATTTTTGATGTCTCTCATCAATCATACGCACATAAACTTTTAACACAGAGATGGGAGGAGTTTGATACTCTTCGTCAGTTTAATGGATTATGCGGGTATACTAAACCAAGTGAGAGTGATGATGACTACTTTGTGGCTGGGCACAGCTCTACTTCAATATCTTTAGGGGTTGGAGCAGCCAAAGCCATCGCTCTAAAAGGTGAGCAAGACTCAAGGATTCCAGTTGTTATGATTGGTGATGGTTCTATGACGGCGGGTATGGTTTATGAGGCACTAAATGAGCTTGGTGATAGGAAATATCCAATGGTTATTATACTTAATGACAATGAGATGAGCATCGCTAAGCCTATAGGTGCAATAAGCAGAATGCTTAGTTCAGCAATGGCAAGCCCTTTTTATCAAAAGTTTAAGAAACATACTGAGAACTTTGTTGATAATTTTGGTGAGGCTGCTCACTATATGGCGAAGAAAGCAGAAGAATCTCTTAAGCTTATTACACCAGGTATAATGTTTGAAGAGATGGGAATTAATTATATAGGTCCGGTAGACGGGCATAATTTAACCCAACTAATAGAGATATTTGAAAAAGCTAAAGAGTTGAAAAGACCTGTAATTATTCATGCTCAAACTGTAAAAGGTAAGGGGTATGATATTGCAGAAGGACAAGAAGAGAAGTGGCACGGTGTCGGTCCTTTTGATTTAGATAGTGGAAATTCATCTAAAAAAAGTGGTGCAAAAAGTGCAACTCAAATCTATACAGAAGCTTTGCTTCATCTTGCAAAACACAATGATAAAATAGTAGGTGCAACTGCTGCAATGCCTAGTGGAACAGGTTTGAGCGAACTTATGGAGACTTACCCAGATAGATTTTGGGATGTAGCAATTGCAGAGCAGCATGCCGTAACAAGTATGGCTGCACTCGCAAAAGAGGGCTTTAAACCATTTTGTACAATTTACTCAACATTTTTACAACGTGGGTATGATCAGGTAATTCACGATACATGTCTAATGGACTTACCGGTTGTCTTCGCCCTTGATCGTGCTGGAATTGTTGGTGAAGACGGGGAGACACATCAGGGTGTTTTTGATATTAGTTTTTTAAGAGCTGTTCCGAATATGACACTTTTTGCCCCAAGAGATGAGAAGTCTATGCATCAGGCACTTGCTTTTGCTTCAGAGTATAATCACCCCTGTTCTGTGCGCTACCCAAGAGGTTCTTTTACTGAGACAGGTTTAGCTGAATCAATACCTTTTGAATTGGCAAAATCCCAACTTCTTCGCTCAAATAGTAGTGACATACTTTTTATCGGTTATGGAAACGGCGTTGGACGTGCTTATGAGACAGCTGAATTCTTAGAAAGTGATGTTGGTATTTTGGACTTGCGTTTTGTAAAACCGCTAGATGAAGAGATGCTTAGCGATATGTCCAAAAAACATAAAAAGTGGTTTGTGTTTAGCGATAGTGCCAAAATGGGTGGAGTCGGTTCTGCAATTTTAGAGTTTTTAGCTAAAGAGAAGATTCTACATGTAGAGGTTGAAAGCTTCGAATATGAAGACAATTTCATCACCCATGGAAATACAAAGTTAGTAGAAGAGTCTTTAGGACTATTGCCGAAGCAGTTAGCTAAGAGAGTTGAAGAGTTACTTTAG